One stretch of Natronobacterium gregoryi SP2 DNA includes these proteins:
- the phoU gene encoding phosphate signaling complex protein PhoU, translated as MSRDTYQEQLYELQEDVLEMSDVVCQRFRRALEAYETGDEALAESVIEGDHEINQLYLDLEGDCVELLALQQPVASDLRFVASSFKIITDLERVGDLAVNLAAYATQSGRERYPEVDVVHIGTETILLLEAAMQAYATDDAAATHEIAATDDEIDVLCERASRTVVRELLAADPSDEQLLEDVSRMLLTIRDLERVGDHAVNVAARTLYMVDNDETLLY; from the coding sequence ATGTCGAGAGATACCTACCAGGAGCAACTCTACGAACTGCAGGAGGACGTCCTCGAGATGAGCGACGTCGTCTGTCAACGGTTTCGGCGTGCACTCGAGGCCTACGAGACGGGCGACGAGGCGCTCGCCGAGAGCGTGATCGAGGGAGACCACGAAATTAATCAGCTGTACCTCGACCTTGAGGGCGACTGCGTCGAATTGCTCGCACTCCAACAGCCCGTTGCGAGCGACTTGCGATTCGTCGCCTCGTCGTTCAAGATCATCACGGACCTCGAACGGGTCGGCGACCTCGCCGTGAACCTCGCAGCGTACGCGACACAGTCCGGCCGCGAGCGCTACCCGGAGGTCGACGTCGTCCACATCGGCACCGAGACGATCCTGCTGCTCGAGGCTGCGATGCAGGCGTACGCGACAGACGATGCGGCGGCGACCCACGAAATCGCTGCGACGGACGACGAGATCGATGTGCTCTGTGAACGAGCAAGTCGGACCGTCGTCCGGGAGCTACTGGCGGCCGACCCCTCGGACGAGCAACTGCTCGAGGACGTCTCGCGGATGCTGCTGACGATCCGCGATCTGGAACGGGTCGGTGACCACGCGGTCAACGTCGCTGCACGAACGCTGTATATGGTCGACAACGACGAGACACTCCTCTACTGA